A part of Streptomyces sp. NBC_00557 genomic DNA contains:
- a CDS encoding arabinofuranosidase catalytic domain-containing protein, with amino-acid sequence MRGSPRPLASLLAVVGLVLGALLGLSHPAPAAGSLPCDIYGAAGTPCVAAHSTVRALISSYDGPLYRVTRASDGAGADIGLLSPGGYADAGQQDRFCADTTCAITRIYDQTSRHNDLTPGPAGTSGMGADRGADASEIAVTAGGHKVYGVWISPGVGYRYTGVASGVAVNGQPEGVYMVASGTHVGSACCFDYGNAESTPADTGNGHMDAVSLATTCYFAPCTGSGPWVEADLENGMFQGDNGSNTANRGNNSTFVTAVLKNNGQTRYALKGGNAQAGALTTWWDGALPTRGGYQPMHQEGGIILGTGGDNSNWNMGTFFEGVMVAGYPTDAAENAVQENIVSVGYSGETNVPNGPQGTVTGPGGKCVDVAADDTGADGAAVQLWDCQSYAEDQHWTHFADGSLRTLGRCLDINGNGTANGTKAELWDCNGVGGQKWVQQSDGSLLNPQSGRCLDSPSGATANGTRLQIWDCNGSAAQKFSVDGGAPIAAPGGKCVDVAADDTGADGSAVQLWDCQSWAVDQHWYHGADGSLRTLGRCLDINGNGTANGTKAELWDCNGVGGQKWVQQSDGSLLNPQSGRCLDSPSGATANGTRLQIWDCNGSAAQKFRLG; translated from the coding sequence ATGCGCGGAAGCCCCAGACCCCTCGCGTCCCTCCTGGCCGTCGTCGGCCTCGTCCTGGGCGCGTTGCTCGGCCTGTCCCATCCCGCACCCGCCGCGGGTTCACTGCCCTGTGACATCTACGGCGCCGCCGGGACCCCCTGCGTCGCCGCGCACAGCACCGTGCGCGCGCTCATCTCCTCCTATGACGGCCCGCTGTACCGGGTCACCCGCGCCTCCGACGGCGCCGGCGCCGACATCGGCCTGCTGTCCCCGGGCGGTTACGCCGACGCCGGACAGCAGGACCGGTTCTGCGCGGACACCACCTGCGCGATCACGAGGATCTACGACCAGACCTCCCGCCACAACGACCTCACCCCCGGCCCCGCGGGCACCTCCGGCATGGGCGCCGACCGGGGCGCCGACGCCTCCGAGATCGCCGTCACCGCCGGCGGCCACAAGGTGTACGGCGTGTGGATCTCCCCCGGTGTCGGCTACCGCTACACGGGCGTCGCGTCCGGTGTCGCCGTGAACGGGCAACCGGAGGGCGTCTACATGGTGGCCAGCGGCACCCACGTGGGCTCCGCCTGCTGCTTCGACTACGGCAACGCCGAGAGCACACCGGCCGACACCGGCAACGGCCACATGGACGCGGTCAGCCTCGCCACCACCTGCTATTTCGCGCCGTGCACCGGTTCCGGGCCGTGGGTCGAGGCCGACCTGGAGAACGGCATGTTCCAGGGGGACAACGGCTCCAACACCGCCAACCGGGGCAACAACAGCACCTTCGTCACGGCCGTACTGAAGAACAACGGGCAGACCCGGTACGCCCTCAAGGGCGGCAACGCGCAGGCGGGCGCGCTCACCACCTGGTGGGACGGCGCCCTGCCCACCCGCGGCGGCTATCAGCCCATGCACCAGGAGGGCGGCATCATCCTCGGCACCGGCGGCGACAACAGCAACTGGAACATGGGCACGTTCTTCGAGGGCGTGATGGTCGCCGGCTATCCGACCGACGCGGCCGAGAACGCGGTCCAGGAGAACATCGTCTCCGTCGGCTACTCCGGTGAGACGAACGTCCCCAACGGCCCCCAGGGCACCGTCACCGGCCCCGGCGGTAAGTGCGTGGACGTGGCGGCCGACGACACCGGCGCCGACGGGGCGGCCGTACAGCTGTGGGACTGCCAGTCGTACGCCGAGGACCAGCACTGGACGCACTTCGCCGACGGCTCGCTGCGCACGTTGGGCCGGTGTCTGGACATCAACGGCAACGGGACGGCGAACGGCACGAAGGCCGAGTTGTGGGACTGCAACGGTGTGGGCGGGCAGAAGTGGGTGCAGCAGAGTGACGGGTCGCTGCTGAACCCGCAGTCCGGGCGGTGCCTCGACTCGCCCAGCGGGGCCACGGCCAACGGAACGCGGCTGCAGATCTGGGACTGCAACGGCTCGGCGGCCCAGAAGTTCTCGGTCGACGGCGGCGCGCCGATCGCGGCGCCCGGCGGTAAGTGCGTGGATGTGGCGGCCGACGACACCGGCGCCGACGGCTCCGCCGTACAACTGTGGGACTGCCAGTCCTGGGCGGTCGACCAGCACTGGTACCACGGCGCCGACGGTTCGCTGCGCACGTTGGGCCGGTGTCTGGACATCAACGGCAACGGGACGGCGAACGGCACGAAGGCCGAGTTGTGGGACTGCAACGGTGTCGGTGGGCAGAAGTGGGTGCAGCAGAGCGACGGGTCGCTGCTGAACCCGCAGTCCGGGCGGTGCCTCGACTCGCCCAGCGGGGCCACGGCCAACGGAACGCGGCTGCAGATCTGGGACTGCAACGGCTCGGCGGCCCAGAAGTTCCGGCTCGGCTGA